DNA from Lactobacillus sp. ESL0791:
TTAATAATTGATGAAATTTTGTAAGCATTACTATTTTGCTTTAAGCCGACATAAGTATACATAGTGTAAGTAGCTAATTTTTGACGAGGTTGAGTTTTAACAAATTTAGTAATAACAAAGGCATCAATTGTACCAGTTATTCGATAAGCTGTTGACCTTGAATTTCCGGTAGGAATTGTACTAATACAATCAACTGTGATTTTTTGACCCGTTTTAATGAGAGTACGATCAGAGCCTGAGCCAACGTATAGTCCTTTTTTAGGGAAGTCATCGTATTTATTTTTGTCGTGAATTGTAACGGTAGCAGTTGCCACGTAGAGCGGCTGACCATTAATTTTACTGACATTAGCAGCGTTAATGTAGCCGCCATGACCAATGCTGTAATAATATTTACCCTTGACTTTTCTATAAGGCAGCCATGACTGATTATAATTATCGTCATTCAAAAGATAGTATTGCTTACTATCACGCTTAATTGATTCAACTGCACCTGCATATTGCACATTAGCACCTTTACACAAATGGGTTTTGTATCGGCTGCCACGATATTTTTTAAGCCTTTTTCCATTTTTATTGTAAACATAAGCACCATGAGCTAACTGCATCGTATTAGTGCTTGAAGTAGCAGCTAATGCAGAAGTTGTAGAATGTTCAATTGTTGGTACACTAACACCTAAAGCTAATATAGCAGCAGTTGTAGTAATTATTAGTTTTTTGTTTAATTTCATAAAGTTCACCTCAAAGTTATAATATCATTATAATACACCTGCATAGAGAGCGCTTAATTAGTTAATAACATTTTACTTTTTAACATATCCAATATAATTAATAATTAAAAGTGGAAAGTAAAAAAGTGCAGCAGATTATCTCTTATTTGGAAATCTGCTGCAACTGTTTTTCTTTATTATTCTATCCTAAAACTATATTTACCTAAAAATGGGGCAAATAACCTAATTTTGATTAAACTTTAGCTGACAGGCATGGTATCATCAGCGTTTTCATTATTAGATTTTGTAACGTTTAATAATGTTTGCTGTTGTGTAGTTAAATACCAAGCAGCTTCTTTTACCTCAGCAATACTTGCTGAAGTTGAAGAATTGATGGCTTTAGCCTGTTTTAAAGCTTCATCATAATAAGCTTTATAAGTATTTTCATAGTAGAAATTGTTGTAGTTAGCACTAGTCTTAACTGTTTCTTCTTCATTAATTAATTTTTGTAAATCTTGCTTGTCAGCTGCTGTTGCAATTTTAGCGTCTATTTGAGCTTCTTCAGGAGTATTAGCTGGTGTCAATTGCGGACCTGATAAGTAAACGGCATCAGCTGCTTTAACATAAAACAGTTGATTTTGGATTGCATTTTCGTAATTAATGGATTCTTCAGGAGAGTAATATTTTAAGCGATAAAATAATTCGGCTTTATTGTCTTTAGGTACCCAAACATAAATTTCTCTAATTATTGGAAGAGCTTCATTTTTTGTAAGTGTAACGTTTTTATTAGTAATTTCAGGATTAATAATTGATGAAATTTTGTAAGCATTACTATTTTGCTTTAAGCCGACATAAGTATACGTAGTGTAAGTAGCTAATTTTTGACGAGGCTGAGTTTTAACAAATTTAGTAATAACATAGGCATCGATTGTACCAGTTATTCGATAAGCTGTTGAATCTGAATTTCCGGTAGGAATTGTACTAATACGATCAACTGTGATTTTTTTACCCGGTTTAATGAGAGTACGCTCAGAGCCTGAGCCAACGTATAGTCCTTTTTTAGGGAAGTCATCGTATTTGTCGTAAATTGTAACGGTAGCAGTTGCTACATAGAGCGGCTGACCATTAATCTCATTAACATTAGCAGCATTAATGTAACCACCATGACCAATACTGTAATAATACTTGCCTTTGACTTCTCTATAAGGCAACCATGATTGATTGTAATTATCGTTATCTAGAAGGTAGTATTGCTTGCTATCACGATCGATTGGTTCAACTGTACCTGCATATTGCACATTAGCACCTTTACGCAAATGGGTTTTATATCGGCTGCCACGATATTTTTTAAGTCTTTTCCCATTTTTATTGTAAACATAAGCACCATGAGCTAACCGCATCGTATTAGTACTTGAAGTAGCAGCCAATGCAGAAGTAGCAGAATGTTCAATTACTGGTACACTAACACCTAAAGCTAATACAGCAGCAATTGTAGTAATTATTAGTTTCTTATTTAATTTCATAAAGTTCACCTCAAAATTTATAATAGTATTATAATTAACTATAGCAGGTTATCTTAAAAATTAAAGTTAAATATTTTTATATCAAGATTTGCTGGTTTTTAAAAATTTAATTTTAATCAATCACCAAAGAAGTCTAATAAATAAAAGGGTCATATTATTTTTTTGAAGAAGGCAACAATAAATGAAGAAAAATAAAAAAATAGCAATTAGTTTAGCAGCTGTAATGTTAGCTACTCCCCCGATAATATCAACAATGACTAATCAGGTTCATGCAATAGAAACAGCTAACCAAAATTCTACAGAAGGAACTTTAACTTTAAATCATAATACGCGTATTTATAATAGAAAGGGGCAAAAATTATCTTCTTATTTGAGAAGTAGTAGTTTACTTAAGAAGGGTACAACAGTAAAATATGAAGCCAAAATACAGGCTATCGATGATCCGAGTACAAAAAGATACTCATTTCATGATAATAAATGGAATTGGTTCTATCTCCCCTATGAAACGATTAAAGGTCAAGAGTATTACAGTATCGGTCATGGCGGCTATATTAAAGCAGCCAATATTGGGCAAATAAATAATTATCAACTTTATACTAATGAAGCAACAGGAGTAATTAAAGACTTAAAATATTCAAGAACCCCTGGAAAAGAACCTGTTTTTGATTATCATGCTGTTAAAACTAATAAATATTTAACAGTTGGGACAAAAGTGACAATAACTCAACAAGCAGGTATATATGACTTATCTGAGCATGCCTATGGCAATCAAGGTATAACGGAATTCTATAAAATAAAGAATTCAAACGAATATGTTTGGACCAATACAGTTAATGTTAAAAGTAGACAGGCCATTCTTCCTTATAATCTTACAGGTGAGAAGAAAAAATATCCAATTTCATCAAAAGACTAAAATTAAAGGACTAACTCCGATTAAATATCGAAATTAGTCCTAAGATAAAGTTTAATAATCTATCCTAATTTTGAGTTTCAATTGAAGCAGCATTCAACTGAAACTTTTTTTACTTAGTGCTTTAAATTAGCTGCTCTGACATATTTATTATTGCCAAGGCTGTAATAAATATGTCTGCCAATTTTTACTTTACTGCCATAAGTAGTAACCTGCCCTTTTTTAGCTAATCGTTTCGCAGTTTTAATGCCATAACGATTATAAACAATCGATCGCCGGCTTGTCAGCCGCTTCGTGCCGTCAATATTGCCCGCAACCAAGTAATGATTATTGGTCGTCAAATAATACTTGCGGCCGTTAATTATTTTGGTACCGTGAATTTTAGCAATTGAATTCTGTGCAAGAATTAAATTACCCACGCGGTTACCATTTTCGTCGTATAAGTAAGCCGGATGCCCCAGCACCTTCGACTCACCGGAATCATCAGTAGCAACACTTTCTACCTGCTCCGGCTGGTCAGCTGTTTCCGGAAAGTTATCATATTTAAGATAGCCCTGGTCGCTAATGTAATATTGCTTGCCCTTAATTTTAACGGGTGAACCGTAAGTAGCAACCTGACTGCCCGCTGTTAAGACATTGTCTTCCAGCCGCTTTCCATCTTCATCATATAAATAGGCATTGTGCGTTAACGCCCTAGTTACCGGCCGGCTATTGCCCGCTGCAAGATAGTAACCTGTTTCCTTTGATTGATAAAACTTGCGGCCGTTAATCGTTTTAACCCCGGAAGCTGTCATGCGGGAGCCCCGTTTAGCAACCAGATCATTAACACGTTGGCCTTCATCATTGTAAAAATAGGCATCATGTTTTAACAAGACTTCCGTCACCGGCAGCTCAGGTGTAGGTTTAATTATTGGTGTTGCTGCCGGATAAACCGGTGTGGAAACAGATGTTGACGCTGGCTGGACCGTTGGCTTTGCAGTTGGAACGGGTGTCGGTGCTGGCTGGACTGTTTGCGCTGCGGCCTTAACATGCAGCGGCACCTCAACAACCTGCTTAGTGCCGTCATGATAATTAACTACCACATAGGCAGCACGATCATGGTTACCTGTATCAGACTTAGAAAGATCGGGTGTGCCGCTACCATCAGCATTAGCGGCCCAAGCAAATGTTGCCCGCCCATATTTACTGGTAATCGCAGCCGTACTTGCAGGCGTTAATGCTGCCTTGGCGTTTATCGCCGTCAAGTCTTGCGGAGCATCGGCTTGCACTGTTGTTGCCTTGTCGGCACTTTGGGCACCAACAACCGCTGCCTTGACGTTGGACAAGTCAGCCGTGCTGCCGTCACTGAACTTAAGCTGCAATGTTCCTGCAGTCGTTTTCCCAGAATCCGTCACAGCTTTGACATCAGGCCTAGTTTTCCAAGTAACACCAGTAACTGCACTGGCATTCGCTAAAAATGAACTAGGATTGCTAAATTCGGCTGAGGGTTGAACATCTTTACTCGTAACCGCATGCAGCAGCAAATCTTTCGTTTGGGTTACCGTATTCTGTTCCGCAAGTCCCTTGACATGAAGCGGCACCTTAACCATCTGTTTCGAACCATCACGATACTTGATTACCACATAAACATCACGGTTAGTACCGACTTCATCCCAATGACTGAGATCAATTGCTCCCGTACCGTCGGCATTAGCGGCCCAGCTGAAAGTCGTTTTCGGAAAATTGCTGGTGATTTCACGGACTTTGCGTTTAACCAGGGCACTCTTTGCTTTTTTAGCGGTTAAACTGTCAGTATCATTAACGGCAACTTGGGTTGCCTTGCCGGTACTGACACCGCCAAAGGCATTGACCGCAATTGCCAGCGGCGCACTTTGCGTGCCATCCTTATAATAAGCAATAATATATTCGGTTTGATCATCACCGATATGTGTTGGGATGCCCGAGCCTGGTGCCCAGCCAAGATGATCAACAACATCACTGGCATCATCTAGATCATCAATCGTAATAATATTGTCAATATCATCACTATCGGTAAAGTCTGGCGGCGTCACTGTTCCCGTGTTATACACATGGGTAACAATCGCATCCCCGATTGAAATTTCATTGGCATATTTGCCTGCATAGTTTGTTCGCACGGTTAAGTTCACAGGTACATAGGCAAACGAACCGTCACCATACTGAATTTTAATCAGCGCATTGCCCTGGTTAGTGTCCGAGGTATCCTGATCGGCAACAAGCGTTCCAGACGCATCGCTGACAACACCACCAGTCACCAAATTATTACTGTTATCTAGAACCTTATTAGGCATCCACGAAATACTTGTAACGGTTTTTTGATCATTATTAATACTATCGGTTAATGCATCAAGGTCACCCACCGTTTTATCGGCATTAAGCTTGCGATCAGAAAATGTCAATAAGCTTGCTGCCGTTAACTGTTGACCGACATCACCATGCGCCGATGCCGCTTGAACAAGCGGCTGGTAGCGTTCCTTATCACTCAGCGCATACAAAACATAACTCTCGGCTGGTCTTTGATTTTGATCAGCATTAGCGTATACATTTTGCAATTGACCAAGTGTCAAAGCTGAACCCGCAGGAGAAGCAATGGTTCCACTTCTTACCGCCTTAGCATGATTATGCCCAGACCCTAGTTGGGCATTAGCGGCCCACCGCTGCTGTCCCGTTTTCAAGACAAAACGGTCGGGACTGCCAGCCTGATTAAACATGTTTTGCATATTGGTAACCTGATTGGTAGCAAACCTGCTCAGATCTAAACTTGGCAGACTGCTGGTGTACGCAAACATATTTTGCATATTAGTAACACGGCTGGTATCAAAATTAGCCAAGTCAAGCTCTGTCAGCTTACTCATGCTGCTAAACATGCTGGACATATCTGTCACCTGACTGGTATTAAAACCGGCAAGATTAAGGCTGGACAAATTAGTACCATTGAACATCCAAGCCATGCTGCGCACATTGCTGGTATCAAAATGACTAAGATCCAGACTAGTTAAGCGACTAGCACCGCTAAACATCCAGGACATGTCCGTCACCCGGTTAGTGACAAAACTGCTTAGGTCCAGCGTGCTGGCACCAATACCGGAAAACATATTAGCCATATTGGTGACATTCGCAGTATTAAAATTATGCAGCGTCAAATCGGTTAAATTATTATTATTGCTGAACATGCCCGACATATCCGTCACCTGCCGGGTATCAAAACTGCTTAAATCTAAACTGGTCCGCTTGCTGCCGTCGCTGTAAGAACTGATATTAAACATGTCAGCCATGTTAGTGACACGGCTGGTGTTAAAATGGCTTAAATCCAGATTGGTTAAATTAGGCGTATTGTTAAACATGTAGGACATGTCGGTTGTGCGGCTGGTATCAAAATGACTTAAGTCTAAGCTGGCTAGGCTCCTATCACCGCTAAAAAGCCAGCTCATATAGGTTGCTTGACTGGTATCAACATTATTTAAGCCATTAATGCCTTTTAATGACGGTAAATTAGCAAATTTTTCGCTGGAATAATTATTTAACACAACCGGAGTGTCAAATGTAATGTATTCCAAGTCAGCTGCATTTTCGCTATCAAGAATACTAGTATTCGGCGACGTAGCATTAATTGGTGTTGACGACAAGGTATTTCCGGTACTTCCTGACCGATAATGCAACGTTTTGGCAGCTGCGTCATAATTCCATTGTGCTTGACCATCGGTTCCCGATTGAGCAGTAACTGTTTGCGTAGTTGGCGCTTCTTTGGTGCTAACGTTTCCCGCTGTTTGATTTGACGTTGAATTGGTCTTGCTGGAAGTATTAGTTGCATTATTATTTTGCTTTTGTCCAGCAGATTGTGTACCTGTATTCTGCTTATTTTGTGAAGCCGTTTTGTTATTTTTTAAAAAAGCGTCTAACTGAGAATACTGGGACAAATTTGTTTTAGT
Protein-coding regions in this window:
- a CDS encoding SLAP domain-containing protein, which produces MKLNKKLIITTTAAILALGVSVPTIEHSTTSALAATSSTNTMQLAHGAYVYNKNGKRLKKYRGSRYKTHLCKGANVQYAGAVESIKRDSKQYYLLNDDNYNQSWLPYRKVKGKYYYSIGHGGYINAANVSKINGQPLYVATATVTIHDKNKYDDFPKKGLYVGSGSDRTLIKTGQKITVDCISTIPTGNSRSTAYRITGTIDAFVITKFVKTQPRQKLATYTMYTYVGLKQNSNAYKISSIINPEITNKNVMLTKNEALPIIREIYVWVPKDNKAELFYRLNYYSPEESINYDNAIQNQLFYIKAADAVYLSGPQLTPANTPEEAKIDAKIATLTDKQDLQKLIDQEKTITANANYKNELYVNTYKACYDEALKQAKTVNSSTSASITEVKEAAWYLTTQQQALLNITKSGNEGVDDTMPVS
- a CDS encoding SLAP domain-containing protein, coding for MKLNKKLIITTIAAVLALGVSVPVIEHSATSALAATSSTNTMRLAHGAYVYNKNGKRLKKYRGSRYKTHLRKGANVQYAGTVEPIDRDSKQYYLLDNDNYNQSWLPYREVKGKYYYSIGHGGYINAANVNEINGQPLYVATATVTIYDKYDDFPKKGLYVGSGSERTLIKPGKKITVDRISTIPTGNSDSTAYRITGTIDAYVITKFVKTQPRQKLATYTTYTYVGLKQNSNAYKISSIINPEITNKNVTLTKNEALPIIREIYVWVPKDNKAELFYRLKYYSPEESINYENAIQNQLFYVKAADAVYLSGPQLTPANTPEEAQIDAKIATAADKQDLQKLINEEETVKTSANYNNFYYENTYKAYYDEALKQAKAINSSTSASIAEVKEAAWYLTTQQQTLLNVTKSNNENADDTMPVS
- a CDS encoding SLAP domain-containing protein, whose product is MKKNKKIAISLAAVMLATPPIISTMTNQVHAIETANQNSTEGTLTLNHNTRIYNRKGQKLSSYLRSSSLLKKGTTVKYEAKIQAIDDPSTKRYSFHDNKWNWFYLPYETIKGQEYYSIGHGGYIKAANIGQINNYQLYTNEATGVIKDLKYSRTPGKEPVFDYHAVKTNKYLTVGTKVTITQQAGIYDLSEHAYGNQGITEFYKIKNSNEYVWTNTVNVKSRQAILPYNLTGEKKKYPISSKD
- a CDS encoding BspA family leucine-rich repeat surface protein, whose product is MEQQTQKERFAIRKLTVGAVSVLLGLAFVGMANQTVKADTGSSTEQTEQSNNKKTAPAAQTGSQSKSTAQPTKTNLSQYSQLDAFLKNNKTASQNKQNTGTQSAGQKQNNNATNTSSKTNSTSNQTAGNVSTKEAPTTQTVTAQSGTDGQAQWNYDAAAKTLHYRSGSTGNTLSSTPINATSPNTSILDSENAADLEYITFDTPVVLNNYSSEKFANLPSLKGINGLNNVDTSQATYMSWLFSGDRSLASLDLSHFDTSRTTDMSYMFNNTPNLTNLDLSHFNTSRVTNMADMFNISSYSDGSKRTSLDLSSFDTRQVTDMSGMFSNNNNLTDLTLHNFNTANVTNMANMFSGIGASTLDLSSFVTNRVTDMSWMFSGASRLTSLDLSHFDTSNVRSMAWMFNGTNLSSLNLAGFNTSQVTDMSSMFSSMSKLTELDLANFDTSRVTNMQNMFAYTSSLPSLDLSRFATNQVTNMQNMFNQAGSPDRFVLKTGQQRWAANAQLGSGHNHAKAVRSGTIASPAGSALTLGQLQNVYANADQNQRPAESYVLYALSDKERYQPLVQAASAHGDVGQQLTAASLLTFSDRKLNADKTVGDLDALTDSINNDQKTVTSISWMPNKVLDNSNNLVTGGVVSDASGTLVADQDTSDTNQGNALIKIQYGDGSFAYVPVNLTVRTNYAGKYANEISIGDAIVTHVYNTGTVTPPDFTDSDDIDNIITIDDLDDASDVVDHLGWAPGSGIPTHIGDDQTEYIIAYYKDGTQSAPLAIAVNAFGGVSTGKATQVAVNDTDSLTAKKAKSALVKRKVREITSNFPKTTFSWAANADGTGAIDLSHWDEVGTNRDVYVVIKYRDGSKQMVKVPLHVKGLAEQNTVTQTKDLLLHAVTSKDVQPSAEFSNPSSFLANASAVTGVTWKTRPDVKAVTDSGKTTAGTLQLKFSDGSTADLSNVKAAVVGAQSADKATTVQADAPQDLTAINAKAALTPASTAAITSKYGRATFAWAANADGSGTPDLSKSDTGNHDRAAYVVVNYHDGTKQVVEVPLHVKAAAQTVQPAPTPVPTAKPTVQPASTSVSTPVYPAATPIIKPTPELPVTEVLLKHDAYFYNDEGQRVNDLVAKRGSRMTASGVKTINGRKFYQSKETGYYLAAGNSRPVTRALTHNAYLYDEDGKRLEDNVLTAGSQVATYGSPVKIKGKQYYISDQGYLKYDNFPETADQPEQVESVATDDSGESKVLGHPAYLYDENGNRVGNLILAQNSIAKIHGTKIINGRKYYLTTNNHYLVAGNIDGTKRLTSRRSIVYNRYGIKTAKRLAKKGQVTTYGSKVKIGRHIYYSLGNNKYVRAANLKH